In the Kribbella sp. NBC_00482 genome, one interval contains:
- a CDS encoding NfeD family protein, translated as MMDWLRDNLWAAWLTIAAVLGLAELASLDFTLLMLAAGALTAAGVAAFLPGLLWLQIVVGLITAAAMLAAIRPMIVRKIHHGQELKTGSAHVIGKSGLVIKEIHPDGGGSIRLGGELWTARPYDEVSTIAPGTRVEVMSIDGATAVVYPVGEPLHHQLDMPEPTQDPKPTDPPKS; from the coding sequence ATGATGGATTGGCTGCGGGACAACCTGTGGGCGGCGTGGCTGACGATCGCTGCCGTCCTCGGCCTGGCTGAACTGGCCTCGCTGGACTTCACGTTGCTGATGCTGGCGGCCGGTGCGCTCACCGCGGCCGGTGTGGCGGCGTTCTTACCGGGGCTGCTGTGGCTGCAGATCGTCGTCGGGCTGATCACCGCGGCCGCGATGCTCGCCGCGATCCGGCCGATGATCGTCCGGAAGATCCATCACGGCCAGGAGCTGAAGACCGGCTCGGCCCATGTGATCGGCAAGTCCGGCCTCGTGATCAAGGAGATCCACCCCGACGGCGGCGGTTCGATCCGGCTCGGCGGCGAGCTGTGGACGGCGCGTCCGTACGACGAGGTGTCGACGATCGCCCCGGGGACGCGCGTCGAGGTGATGTCGATCGACGGCGCGACCGCGGTCGTGTACCCGGTCGGCGAGCCGTTGCACCACCAACTGGACATGCCTGAACCGACCCAGGACCCCAAGCCGACGGACCCGCCGAAGAGCTGA
- a CDS encoding cyanophycinase, which yields MSDVQGGAGALFAIGGAEDKLKKRTVLQEFVEAAGGSKARIVVVPTASALGPDVTDVYRALFAALGAESVVGVRPENREDADDPAFIAPLNDATGVFMTGGNQLKLAGVVTGTAFGRAVTAAHARGAAVGGTSAGASILAEHMIAFGRSGATPRQRMSQLSSGLGLVQGAIVDQHFAQRNRYGRLLSLVAQSPGLLGIGVDEDTAAVVRGTHLEVVGRGAVTIFDGTRITSNAHNAKRSEPILASGVVLHVLPATATFDLQNRVLLSYGPQPPAEEIAEMAAAEADLRKLAKEIAAEGVSPRYYEEHKRRAGRRTAKSAKSAIGAGESRPGATEPITAGAEPDSPDPTQADNGNP from the coding sequence ATGTCTGATGTGCAGGGTGGGGCTGGAGCCCTGTTTGCGATTGGTGGCGCCGAGGACAAGCTGAAGAAGCGGACGGTGCTGCAGGAGTTCGTCGAGGCGGCGGGCGGGTCCAAGGCGCGGATCGTGGTGGTTCCCACCGCGTCCGCGCTCGGACCCGACGTGACCGACGTGTACCGGGCGCTGTTCGCGGCCCTCGGCGCCGAGAGCGTCGTCGGCGTACGCCCGGAGAACCGGGAGGACGCGGACGACCCGGCCTTCATCGCCCCGCTCAACGACGCCACAGGGGTCTTCATGACCGGCGGCAACCAGCTGAAGCTCGCGGGTGTTGTCACCGGTACGGCGTTCGGCCGCGCGGTCACCGCCGCTCACGCGCGCGGTGCGGCCGTCGGCGGTACGTCGGCCGGCGCGAGCATCCTGGCCGAGCACATGATCGCGTTCGGCCGCTCCGGCGCCACCCCGCGGCAGCGGATGAGCCAGCTGTCCAGCGGACTCGGCCTGGTCCAGGGCGCGATCGTCGACCAGCACTTCGCCCAGCGGAACCGGTACGGCCGGCTGCTGTCGCTCGTTGCCCAGTCCCCCGGCCTGCTCGGGATCGGCGTCGACGAGGACACCGCGGCGGTCGTCCGCGGCACCCACCTGGAGGTCGTCGGCCGTGGCGCGGTGACGATCTTCGACGGCACCCGGATCACGTCGAACGCCCACAACGCCAAGCGGTCGGAGCCGATCCTCGCCTCTGGCGTCGTACTGCACGTCCTTCCGGCCACCGCGACGTTCGACCTGCAGAACCGTGTCCTGCTGTCGTACGGCCCGCAGCCGCCGGCGGAGGAGATCGCCGAGATGGCGGCCGCCGAGGCCGACCTGCGCAAGCTCGCCAAGGAGATCGCCGCCGAGGGAGTGTCACCGAGGTACTACGAGGAGCACAAGCGACGGGCGGGACGCCGTACGGCGAAGTCGGCCAAGTCTGCGATCGGGGCCGGGGAGTCCAGACCGGGGGCGACCGAGCCGATCACGGCCGGCGCCGAACCCGACTCCCCCGACCCGACGCAAGCAGACAACGGAAACCCATGA
- a CDS encoding SPFH domain-containing protein, producing the protein MTAFLIVLALVALVVIVTLVKSVRVVSQQTVGIVERFGKFKTGLQPGLNLLTPFVDKVRYTIDMREQVVAFPPQGVITEDNLMVSIDSVIYFQVNDPVRATYEISNYIQAIEQLTMTTLRNIIGGMDLEQTLTSREEINEKLRYVLDEATGKWGIRVNRVELRSIDPPPSIQDSMEKQMRADRDKRAAILTAEGMRQSAVLSAEGQKQSSILTAEGDKQSRILRAQAEREARILKAQGEAQAITTVFNAIHAGKPDQGLLAYQYLQMLPSIAQGDANKLWIVPSEIGDALKGLGSAVGQVAGITQQAEGNWEAPQLDNGQVPEIDTAAPPAAVAEADNAVREAIAAAESAAVSSRSQAAPSSPSIPPPAPSQEPPAQEPPQR; encoded by the coding sequence GTGACCGCGTTCCTCATAGTCCTGGCACTGGTCGCGCTGGTTGTGATCGTGACCTTGGTCAAGTCCGTCCGGGTGGTGTCGCAGCAGACCGTCGGCATCGTCGAACGGTTCGGTAAGTTCAAGACCGGCCTGCAGCCGGGCCTGAACCTGCTGACCCCGTTCGTCGACAAGGTCCGCTACACCATCGACATGCGCGAGCAGGTGGTCGCATTCCCGCCGCAGGGCGTCATCACCGAGGACAACCTGATGGTGTCGATCGACTCCGTCATCTACTTCCAGGTGAACGACCCGGTGCGCGCGACGTACGAGATCTCCAACTACATCCAGGCCATCGAGCAGCTCACCATGACCACGCTGCGGAACATCATCGGCGGCATGGACCTGGAGCAGACCCTGACCTCGCGTGAAGAGATCAACGAGAAGCTCCGGTACGTGCTGGACGAGGCGACCGGCAAATGGGGCATCCGCGTCAACCGCGTCGAGCTGCGCTCGATCGACCCGCCGCCGTCGATCCAGGACTCGATGGAGAAGCAGATGCGCGCCGACCGTGACAAGCGCGCCGCGATCCTCACCGCGGAAGGTATGCGGCAGTCGGCCGTCCTGTCCGCCGAGGGTCAGAAGCAGTCCTCGATCCTGACCGCCGAAGGCGACAAGCAGTCCCGGATCCTGCGGGCGCAGGCGGAGCGGGAAGCGCGGATCCTGAAGGCGCAGGGTGAGGCGCAGGCCATCACCACGGTCTTCAACGCGATCCACGCCGGCAAGCCGGACCAGGGTCTGCTCGCGTACCAGTACCTGCAGATGCTGCCGTCGATCGCCCAGGGCGACGCGAACAAGCTGTGGATCGTGCCCAGCGAGATCGGCGACGCGCTCAAGGGTCTCGGCAGCGCGGTCGGCCAGGTGGCGGGTATCACGCAGCAGGCCGAGGGCAACTGGGAGGCCCCGCAGTTGGACAACGGCCAGGTGCCGGAGATCGACACCGCCGCGCCACCGGCAGCGGTGGCCGAGGCCGACAACGCGGTCCGCGAGGCGATCGCCGCGGCCGAGTCCGCGGCCGTGAGCAGCCGCAGCCAGGCTGCGCCCAGCTCCCCGTCGATCCCGCCGCCGGCTCCGTCGCAGGAGCCGCCGGCGCAGGAACCGCCGCAGCGCTGA
- the cphA gene encoding cyanophycin synthetase yields MTETHGTPAPDLKIIETRVFRGPNIWSYDPAIHLVVDLGSLENFPSNTIPGFTERLLADLPRLDQHHCSRGRKGGFIERLNEGTWLGHIAEHVSLQLQQEAGHDMRRGKTRQVKGSPGVYNIIYAYADEPVGLAAGELAVRFVNNLVQPDPAFDFTTELEKFIKQAERTAFGPSTQAIVDEAVSRDIPWIRLNKASLVQLGQGVHAKRIRATMTSETGSIAVDVASDKDLTTRLLASAGLPVPRSESVRTVEDAVTVAGKIGYPVVCKPLDGNHGRGVCLNLQDSDAVREAFPIAAEQSRRGFVIVENFVTGKDYRCLIINGRMEAIAERVPAHVVGDGVHTVSELVDITNADPRRGVGHEKILTRITINNAARGLVRDQGFELDDVPPEDVMVKLTLTGNMSTGGISIDRTWEAHPENVEIAEEAARMIGLDIAGIDFICPDITQPVRETGGAICEVNAAPGFRMHTNPTIGEPQYIAKPVVDMLFPAGAVSRIPIVAVTGTNGKTTTSRMISHVFKGMGRKVGMTSTDGIVIDERLVIRQDASGPKSARMVLQNPRVDFAVFEVARGGILREGLGYERNDVAVVLNVQPDHLGLRGIDTLEQLADVKAVLVEAVPRTGYAVLNADDPLVRKMRRKCSGQVVWFSMAEPGSEVRDYIEGHCRRGGRAVVLERSDLGDMIVVKHGRRSMQLAWTHLLPATFGGRAMMNVQNAMAAAAAAFAAGAPLHDIRQGLRTFSTSYYLSPGRLNEIDVDGRTVLVDYCHNAPAMRMLGDFVDRLGESLNASSDVGRPSRIGVIATAGDRRDDDIRELGEVAAQHFDVVIVREDARLRGRKRGESAGLVKAGVRAAMESGARCRTVDVVLDELEAVRFALERSNPGDLVVLCVDQHQSVLAELESVSHLAQAGARSGDEGGDPDFVQPDEEITEETPRELA; encoded by the coding sequence ATGACCGAAACGCACGGCACCCCGGCTCCGGACCTGAAGATCATCGAGACCCGCGTCTTCCGCGGCCCGAACATCTGGAGCTACGACCCCGCGATCCACCTGGTGGTCGACCTCGGCTCGCTCGAGAACTTCCCGTCGAACACCATCCCCGGCTTCACCGAGCGGCTGCTCGCCGACCTCCCCCGGCTCGACCAGCACCACTGCTCGCGCGGCCGCAAGGGCGGGTTCATCGAGCGCCTGAACGAAGGCACCTGGCTCGGCCACATCGCCGAGCACGTCTCGCTGCAGCTCCAGCAGGAGGCCGGCCACGACATGCGCCGCGGCAAGACGCGCCAGGTCAAAGGCTCGCCGGGCGTCTACAACATCATCTACGCGTACGCCGACGAACCGGTCGGGCTCGCGGCGGGTGAACTCGCCGTACGGTTCGTGAACAACCTTGTGCAGCCGGACCCCGCGTTCGACTTCACCACCGAGCTGGAGAAGTTCATCAAGCAGGCCGAGCGGACCGCGTTCGGCCCGTCCACGCAGGCGATCGTGGACGAGGCGGTGTCCCGGGACATCCCGTGGATCCGGCTGAACAAGGCCAGCCTGGTCCAGCTCGGGCAGGGCGTGCACGCGAAGCGGATCCGGGCCACCATGACGTCCGAGACCGGCTCGATCGCGGTCGACGTCGCCAGCGACAAGGACCTGACCACGCGGCTGCTCGCCTCGGCCGGTCTGCCGGTGCCGCGGTCGGAGTCGGTCCGCACGGTCGAGGACGCCGTCACGGTCGCCGGCAAGATCGGCTACCCGGTCGTCTGCAAGCCGCTCGACGGCAACCACGGCCGCGGTGTCTGCCTGAACCTGCAGGACTCGGACGCGGTCCGGGAGGCGTTCCCGATCGCGGCCGAGCAGTCCCGGCGCGGGTTCGTGATCGTGGAGAACTTCGTCACCGGCAAGGACTACCGGTGCCTGATCATCAACGGCCGGATGGAGGCGATCGCCGAACGCGTGCCCGCGCACGTGGTCGGCGACGGCGTCCACACCGTGTCCGAGCTGGTCGACATCACCAACGCCGACCCGCGGCGCGGTGTCGGGCACGAGAAGATCCTGACCCGGATCACGATCAACAACGCGGCCCGCGGACTCGTCCGCGACCAGGGGTTCGAGCTGGACGACGTACCGCCGGAGGACGTGATGGTGAAGCTCACGCTCACCGGCAACATGTCCACCGGCGGGATCTCGATCGACCGGACCTGGGAGGCGCACCCGGAGAACGTCGAGATCGCCGAGGAGGCGGCCCGGATGATCGGGCTCGACATCGCCGGGATCGACTTCATCTGCCCGGACATCACCCAGCCGGTGCGGGAGACCGGCGGCGCGATCTGCGAGGTGAACGCGGCGCCCGGGTTCCGGATGCATACCAACCCGACGATCGGCGAACCGCAGTACATCGCGAAACCGGTGGTCGACATGCTGTTCCCGGCCGGTGCGGTCAGCCGGATCCCGATCGTCGCCGTCACCGGGACGAACGGGAAGACGACCACCTCGCGGATGATCAGCCACGTCTTCAAGGGCATGGGCCGCAAGGTCGGGATGACGTCGACCGACGGCATCGTGATCGACGAGCGGCTGGTGATCCGGCAGGACGCGTCCGGCCCGAAGTCGGCGCGGATGGTGCTGCAGAACCCGCGCGTCGACTTCGCGGTGTTCGAGGTGGCGCGCGGCGGGATCCTGCGCGAGGGGCTCGGGTACGAGCGCAACGACGTGGCCGTCGTCCTGAACGTGCAGCCTGATCACCTCGGCCTGCGCGGGATCGACACACTCGAACAGCTCGCCGATGTGAAGGCCGTGCTGGTCGAGGCGGTGCCGCGGACCGGGTACGCCGTACTCAACGCCGACGACCCGTTGGTGCGGAAGATGCGCCGGAAGTGCTCGGGGCAGGTCGTGTGGTTCAGCATGGCCGAGCCGGGCAGCGAGGTCCGCGACTACATCGAGGGGCACTGCCGGCGCGGCGGGCGGGCCGTGGTGCTGGAGCGCTCGGACCTGGGCGACATGATCGTCGTGAAGCACGGGCGCCGGTCGATGCAGCTCGCGTGGACGCACTTGCTGCCGGCAACGTTCGGCGGGCGGGCGATGATGAACGTGCAGAACGCGATGGCGGCGGCCGCGGCGGCGTTCGCGGCGGGTGCGCCGTTGCACGACATCCGGCAGGGACTGCGGACGTTCAGTACGTCGTACTACCTGTCGCCGGGCCGGCTGAACGAGATCGACGTCGACGGTCGCACCGTGCTCGTCGACTACTGCCACAACGCGCCGGCGATGCGGATGCTCGGTGACTTCGTCGACCGGCTCGGGGAGAGCCTGAACGCGTCGTCCGACGTCGGGCGGCCGTCGCGGATCGGCGTGATCGCGACCGCGGGCGACCGGCGCGACGACGACATCCGCGAACTCGGCGAGGTCGCGGCGCAGCACTTCGACGTGGTCATCGTCCGCGAGGACGCCCGGCTGCGCGGGCGCAAGCGTGGCGAGTCGGCAGGACTGGTGAAAGCCGGCGTACGGGCCGCGATGGAGAGCGGCGCGCGGTGCCGGACGGTGGACGTCGTACTCGACGAGCTCGAGGCGGTGCGGTTCGCGCTGG
- a CDS encoding glycoside hydrolase family 16 protein has product MRFRPVALALLAPLLAVVTLNVAADASVPPPADGWTTVWSDDFDGAGGALPSAANWIIDTGHGYPGGPGNWGTGEIQNYTNSPNNLSLDGTGNLRITPRRDGAGNWTSARVETQRSDFKPPTGGVLAIESRIQMPNVTGDAALGYWPAFWALGAPYRGNYWNWPGIGEFDIMENVNGINSVWGVLHCGVNPGGPCNETSGIANSRACPGATCQAGFHTYRFEWDTSISPNQLRWYVDGQQFHSISQGQLPADTWTNMTSHAGYFVLLNVAIGGAFPDALNGPTPRASTVPDKPMIVDYVAVSSKGGGTTPPTTPPPTTPPPGGGGSAYSTLQAESFQQQGGTGVETTADTGGGQNLMQVGNGDWALYSSIDFGSTPATQFVARVASGAAGGVSGLVEVRLDSRSNAPIGTFAIGNTGGWQSWRSVPANITAVTGTHNVYLTFTSGQPADFVNLNWFTFTH; this is encoded by the coding sequence ATGCGATTCCGCCCTGTCGCACTCGCCTTACTCGCACCACTACTGGCAGTGGTGACCCTGAACGTCGCGGCCGACGCGAGCGTCCCGCCGCCCGCCGACGGATGGACGACCGTCTGGAGCGACGACTTCGACGGCGCCGGCGGAGCTCTTCCGTCCGCGGCCAACTGGATCATCGACACCGGCCACGGCTACCCGGGCGGCCCCGGGAACTGGGGTACCGGCGAGATCCAGAACTACACGAACAGCCCGAACAACCTCTCCCTCGACGGCACCGGAAACCTGCGCATCACGCCGCGCCGCGACGGCGCCGGCAACTGGACGTCGGCCCGGGTCGAGACGCAACGGAGCGACTTCAAACCGCCGACGGGTGGGGTGCTGGCGATCGAGAGCCGGATTCAGATGCCGAACGTCACCGGTGACGCCGCGCTCGGGTACTGGCCGGCGTTCTGGGCGCTAGGTGCGCCGTACCGCGGGAACTACTGGAACTGGCCGGGTATCGGCGAGTTCGACATCATGGAGAACGTCAACGGGATCAACTCGGTCTGGGGCGTGCTGCACTGCGGCGTGAACCCCGGCGGCCCGTGCAACGAGACCAGTGGGATCGCCAACAGCCGCGCCTGCCCGGGTGCGACCTGCCAGGCCGGGTTCCACACGTACCGCTTCGAGTGGGACACGAGCATCTCGCCGAACCAGTTGCGCTGGTACGTCGACGGACAGCAGTTCCACTCGATCAGTCAGGGACAACTGCCGGCTGATACGTGGACGAACATGACCTCGCACGCTGGCTACTTCGTGCTGCTGAACGTCGCCATCGGCGGAGCGTTCCCGGATGCGCTCAACGGCCCGACCCCGCGGGCCTCGACAGTGCCCGACAAGCCGATGATCGTGGACTACGTGGCCGTGTCGTCGAAGGGCGGCGGCACCACCCCGCCGACCACACCTCCCCCGACGACTCCCCCGCCCGGCGGTGGCGGCAGCGCGTACAGCACCCTGCAGGCCGAGTCGTTCCAGCAGCAAGGCGGGACAGGTGTCGAGACGACCGCAGACACCGGCGGTGGCCAGAACCTGATGCAGGTCGGCAACGGCGACTGGGCCCTCTACAGCAGCATCGACTTCGGCAGCACCCCGGCTACCCAGTTCGTCGCCCGCGTAGCGTCCGGCGCAGCAGGCGGAGTCAGCGGGCTGGTCGAAGTACGCCTGGACAGTCGAAGCAACGCGCCGATCGGCACCTTCGCGATCGGCAACACCGGCGGCTGGCAGTCCTGGCGATCAGTCCCCGCCAACATCACCGCAGTCACCGGCACCCACAACGTCTACCTAACCTTCACCAGCGGCCAACCCGCCGACTTCGTCAACCTCAACTGGTTCACGTTCACCCACTAA
- the serB gene encoding phosphoserine phosphatase SerB, with amino-acid sequence MTELSEVESGSADRPTVLVTLTGSDRPGLTSAVLSTLATRGLEVIDAEQVVLRGRLILGVLLSAPRDHKQLKEELKALADIIDVDISVKKGVGDNEPRRKGRSQVTVIGRPLSAAGLAAVAGRIADTGANIDRISRMARYPVTAMEFAVSGTDPEVLRTVLALEGVRQGLDIAVQDGGLYRRAKRLIVMDVDSTLIQGEVIEMLADHAGRLAEVAAVTEQAMRGELDFEDSLRNRVAALEGLPATALDEVYAAIELAPGARTLVRTLKRLGYQFAIVSGGFSQITDKLAAELGIDYAKANELEIVDGVLTGRVVGEIVDRPGKATALRQFAQRSGTPLSQTVAIGDGANDLDMLAAAGLGVAFNAKPVVRAAADTHLSVPYLDTILYLLGITREEVEAADADTPA; translated from the coding sequence ATGACAGAGCTCAGTGAGGTTGAGAGCGGGTCGGCGGACCGGCCGACGGTGCTGGTGACGTTGACGGGCAGCGACCGGCCGGGGCTCACGTCCGCCGTACTGTCGACGCTCGCGACCCGTGGGCTCGAGGTGATCGACGCCGAGCAGGTCGTCCTCCGGGGCCGGCTGATCCTCGGCGTCCTGCTGTCCGCGCCACGCGACCACAAGCAACTCAAGGAAGAGCTGAAGGCGCTCGCCGACATCATCGACGTCGACATCTCGGTGAAGAAAGGTGTCGGCGACAACGAGCCGCGGCGCAAGGGCCGCAGCCAGGTGACCGTGATCGGCCGCCCGCTGTCCGCGGCCGGACTCGCCGCGGTGGCCGGCCGGATCGCCGACACCGGCGCCAACATCGACCGGATCAGCCGGATGGCGCGGTACCCGGTGACCGCGATGGAGTTCGCCGTCTCCGGCACCGATCCCGAAGTCCTCCGGACCGTGCTCGCGCTGGAAGGTGTCCGGCAGGGCCTGGACATCGCCGTCCAGGACGGCGGGCTGTACCGGCGGGCCAAGCGGCTGATCGTGATGGACGTCGACTCGACGCTGATCCAGGGCGAGGTCATCGAGATGCTCGCCGACCACGCCGGCCGGCTGGCCGAGGTCGCCGCCGTCACCGAGCAGGCGATGCGCGGCGAACTGGACTTCGAGGACTCTCTGCGGAACCGGGTCGCGGCCCTCGAAGGCCTGCCCGCGACGGCCCTCGACGAGGTTTACGCCGCGATCGAGCTGGCGCCGGGTGCGCGCACGCTGGTCCGCACGCTCAAGCGGCTCGGGTACCAGTTCGCGATCGTCAGCGGCGGGTTCAGCCAGATCACCGACAAGCTGGCCGCTGAACTCGGCATCGACTACGCGAAGGCCAACGAGCTGGAGATCGTCGACGGCGTTCTCACCGGCCGCGTCGTCGGCGAGATCGTCGACCGCCCCGGCAAGGCGACCGCGCTGCGGCAGTTCGCCCAGCGGTCCGGTACGCCGTTGTCCCAGACGGTCGCGATCGGCGACGGCGCCAACGACCTCGACATGCTGGCCGCCGCCGGCCTCGGCGTCGCGTTCAACGCCAAGCCGGTCGTCCGCGCGGCCGCCGACACCCACCTGAGCGTTCCGTACCTGGACACGATCCTCTACCTGCTCGGCATCACCCGCGAGGAAGTCGAAGCCGCGGACGCGGATACCCCGGCCTGA
- a CDS encoding sulfite exporter TauE/SafE family protein — MTWFEAVFVLLAGMGAGTINAVVGSGTLLTFPALLAVGIPPVLANVSNTVGLAPGTAAGAIGYRRELEGQRGRLLRLVPASLAGGILGGVLLLTLPDSAFHAVVPVLILLGCLLVAFQPWLSKWISVPSHQHRGAWWVIPAVFATGVYGGYFGAAQGVLLMAILGLGLDSNLQRMNGLKNVLATVVNTASAILFVIVHDINWLAAGLIAVGSTIGGFLGARYGRKLPPIALRALIVCIGILAIVTMVF, encoded by the coding sequence ATGACATGGTTCGAGGCGGTGTTCGTCCTGCTGGCGGGGATGGGCGCGGGAACGATCAACGCCGTGGTGGGGTCGGGCACGCTGCTCACCTTCCCCGCGTTACTTGCCGTCGGCATCCCTCCGGTGCTGGCGAACGTCAGCAATACGGTCGGTCTGGCCCCTGGTACGGCGGCCGGCGCGATCGGTTACCGTCGCGAGCTCGAAGGGCAGCGCGGCCGGTTGCTCCGGCTGGTGCCGGCGTCGCTGGCCGGCGGCATCCTCGGGGGAGTGCTGCTGCTGACGCTGCCCGACTCCGCGTTCCACGCCGTCGTACCGGTCCTGATCCTGCTCGGCTGTCTGCTGGTCGCCTTCCAGCCGTGGCTGTCGAAGTGGATCAGCGTGCCGTCCCATCAGCACCGCGGCGCGTGGTGGGTGATCCCGGCCGTCTTCGCCACCGGTGTGTACGGCGGGTACTTCGGCGCCGCGCAAGGTGTCCTGCTGATGGCGATCCTCGGCCTCGGCCTGGACTCGAACCTGCAGCGGATGAACGGCCTGAAGAACGTCCTCGCCACGGTCGTGAACACCGCGTCCGCGATCCTGTTCGTCATCGTGCACGACATCAACTGGCTCGCGGCCGGTCTGATCGCGGTCGGATCGACCATCGGCGGTTTCCTCGGCGCCCGCTACGGCCGGAAGCTCCCGCCGATCGCACTCCGCGCGCTGATCGTCTGCATCGGCATCCTCGCCATCGTCACGATGGTGTTCTGA
- a CDS encoding GNAT family N-acetyltransferase, translating into MDFSTRPATLDDAPAIHRLIAAAEKLWHGQAESAPDAVAADLQRPLITLDLDTRVIESDDELVAWAWVHGGRRAQVDVHPSHVGLGLGTELLGWAEARAREHGSDWLAQTVDDADEAGTALLRSRGYDVLATNWLLERPVSGAAPAPPEGVTLRPFAPGDAHVVHQVVQDAFDEWQPRRHEYEEWAKTTIERPSFDPELSPVAVAGDEVIGVALSLHLPHSPDGFVEQVAVRRDFRGRGLARALLTFAAEAAGHRGKQSLTLWTHSGTGALAMYERLGMQVRRSTTVYRRSL; encoded by the coding sequence ATGGACTTCTCGACCCGCCCCGCAACTCTTGACGACGCGCCCGCGATCCACCGCCTGATCGCCGCGGCGGAGAAGCTCTGGCACGGGCAGGCGGAGTCGGCCCCCGACGCGGTGGCCGCCGATCTGCAACGGCCCCTCATCACCCTCGACCTCGACACCCGGGTGATCGAATCCGACGACGAGCTCGTGGCCTGGGCTTGGGTACACGGCGGTCGGCGCGCGCAGGTCGACGTACATCCGTCACACGTCGGTCTGGGTCTCGGGACTGAGCTGCTCGGCTGGGCAGAGGCACGCGCGAGAGAGCACGGCAGCGACTGGCTCGCGCAAACGGTCGACGACGCGGACGAGGCTGGTACGGCGTTGCTCCGCTCCCGCGGGTACGACGTACTCGCGACGAACTGGCTGCTCGAACGACCGGTGTCGGGTGCTGCTCCCGCGCCGCCCGAAGGAGTCACGCTGCGGCCGTTCGCGCCGGGCGACGCGCACGTCGTGCACCAGGTCGTGCAGGACGCTTTCGACGAGTGGCAGCCACGGCGGCACGAGTACGAAGAGTGGGCCAAGACGACCATCGAGCGCCCCAGCTTCGACCCCGAGTTGTCACCAGTCGCGGTCGCCGGTGACGAAGTGATCGGCGTGGCCCTCAGCCTGCACCTCCCCCACTCACCCGACGGCTTCGTCGAACAGGTCGCCGTACGCCGAGACTTCCGCGGCCGCGGCCTGGCCCGCGCACTGCTCACGTTCGCGGCCGAAGCAGCCGGCCACCGCGGCAAACAGTCCCTGACGCTCTGGACCCACTCCGGCACCGGCGCCCTGGCGATGTACGAACGCCTCGGCATGCAGGTACGACGCAGTACAACGGTGTACCGCCGGTCGCTCTGA
- a CDS encoding ABC transporter ATP-binding protein produces the protein MTAVVELAGVTIVRGDARLLDGIDWTVDEADRWVVIGPNGAGKTTLLQILAAQMHPTAGVAGLLGEVLGAVDVFELRPRIGLTSAALADRLPKSERVSDVVMSASYAVLGRWIEEYDELDHARANALLAELGIAHLADRTFGTLSEGERKRVQIARALMTDPELMLMDEPAAGLDLTGREQLVRSLSSIATAVGAPAMVLVTHHVEEIPPGFTHALLLKQGRIVAAGPMDEALTAETLSDTFDLALTLKQEDGRYTARAL, from the coding sequence ATGACTGCAGTGGTGGAGCTGGCCGGTGTGACGATCGTCCGCGGTGACGCGCGGCTGCTCGACGGGATCGACTGGACGGTCGACGAGGCCGACCGGTGGGTGGTGATCGGCCCGAACGGCGCCGGTAAGACGACGCTGCTGCAGATCCTCGCCGCCCAGATGCACCCGACGGCCGGTGTCGCCGGACTGCTCGGTGAGGTGCTGGGCGCGGTCGACGTCTTCGAGCTGCGGCCCCGGATCGGACTGACCAGCGCCGCGCTCGCCGACCGGTTGCCGAAGAGCGAGCGGGTCTCCGACGTCGTCATGTCGGCGTCGTACGCCGTCCTCGGCCGCTGGATCGAGGAGTACGACGAACTGGACCACGCACGCGCCAACGCGTTGCTGGCCGAGCTCGGGATCGCGCACCTGGCCGACCGCACGTTCGGCACGCTGTCCGAGGGGGAGCGCAAGCGCGTCCAGATCGCCCGCGCGCTGATGACCGACCCCGAACTGATGCTGATGGACGAGCCCGCGGCCGGTCTCGACCTGACCGGACGCGAGCAACTGGTCCGCTCGCTCAGCTCGATCGCGACCGCGGTCGGCGCGCCCGCGATGGTGCTCGTCACGCACCACGTCGAAGAGATCCCGCCCGGCTTCACCCACGCCCTGCTCCTCAAGCAGGGCCGCATCGTCGCCGCCGGCCCGATGGACGAGGCGCTGACCGCCGAGACCCTCAGCGACACCTTCGACCTGGCCCTCACCCTCAAGCAAGAGGACGGCCGCTACACAGCCCGCGCCCTCTGA